A DNA window from Providencia huaxiensis contains the following coding sequences:
- a CDS encoding ABC transporter permease encodes MQNNNAISPAITNGNKPSGLWLHKLVLISVASLLALPIIATFLYSIASSWGATVLPDALSIKWYLQLWQDPRFLMAFGRSLIICFGTLLVSTLIILPMTFAVFYRFPKLKGVMDLLIILPFAIPPVVSSVGLLQIFADEPFMLVGTPWILIGTYFTITLPFMYRALANSFQGINLHDLMDAAHLLGASTFQAFMMIVLPNIRKGMLVSLLISFSFLMGEFVFANILVGTRYETLQIYLFNMRQTSGHFTSALVMSYFLFTLLLTWLAMRLNRSGDE; translated from the coding sequence ATGCAAAATAATAATGCGATTAGCCCAGCCATAACCAATGGCAATAAACCCTCTGGGTTATGGCTTCATAAGTTAGTACTAATCAGTGTTGCTAGCCTACTAGCGTTACCTATTATTGCCACATTTTTGTATTCCATCGCCAGTTCTTGGGGAGCCACTGTGCTACCTGACGCCTTGTCCATCAAATGGTATCTACAATTATGGCAAGACCCGCGTTTTCTCATGGCGTTTGGTCGTTCATTGATTATTTGCTTTGGTACATTACTGGTTAGCACATTAATTATTTTACCGATGACGTTTGCAGTATTTTATCGGTTCCCCAAACTCAAAGGGGTAATGGATTTACTGATTATTTTACCCTTTGCGATCCCGCCTGTGGTCTCATCGGTGGGCTTGCTGCAAATATTTGCCGATGAACCATTCATGTTAGTTGGCACCCCTTGGATCCTGATTGGTACCTATTTCACCATCACGTTACCTTTTATGTATCGTGCGCTTGCGAATAGCTTCCAAGGCATTAATTTACATGACTTAATGGATGCAGCACATTTACTCGGTGCCAGTACTTTCCAAGCCTTCATGATGATTGTGTTACCCAATATTCGCAAAGGTATGTTGGTTTCATTATTAATTTCATTTTCATTTTTAATGGGTGAATTTGTGTTTGCCAATATCCTTGTGGGAACACGCTATGAAACTTTGCAAATCTATCTTTTCAATATGCGACAAACCAGCGGACACTTCACTTCTGCCCTGGTGATGTCTTATTTTCTATTTACCTTATTGCTGACGTGGTTAGCAATGCGATTAAATCGTTCAGGAGATGAATGA
- a CDS encoding ABC transporter permease has protein sequence MADIPAPCEQTYQQQGKIAMLKKRFARFHWRAALLLLPFFVLFSLFQIAPMIWVLINSFIYEEAWSLDNYLEVFNNDFYLQAFENTLWLSIICSVIGLFISSITAFSIYKMQGKIRRIMISFTTMASNFSGVPLAFAFIIILGFNGAITLQLKSWGIIEDFNIYSASGLMLLYVYFQIPLGVLLLYPAFDALKPEWEDAAKTMGASKLTYWLKVAIPVLSPALVGTFIILIANAMGAYASTYALTSGNYNLVTIRIASLVSGDLFLEPNMAAALSMLLIAILAFITAIHHWLIKRSYHAK, from the coding sequence ATGGCTGATATTCCTGCCCCCTGTGAACAGACATACCAACAACAGGGAAAAATTGCCATGTTGAAAAAACGCTTTGCTCGTTTTCATTGGCGCGCTGCACTTCTACTTTTGCCATTCTTTGTGTTGTTTAGTTTATTCCAAATCGCCCCAATGATTTGGGTGCTCATTAATAGCTTTATCTACGAAGAAGCATGGTCATTAGATAACTATCTTGAGGTATTCAATAATGATTTTTACTTGCAAGCGTTTGAAAATACCTTATGGCTTTCCATTATTTGTAGTGTGATTGGCTTATTTATTTCCAGTATCACGGCATTTTCCATTTATAAAATGCAAGGGAAAATTCGCCGAATAATGATCTCCTTCACCACCATGGCCAGTAATTTCAGCGGTGTTCCCCTTGCTTTCGCATTCATTATTATTTTGGGCTTCAATGGGGCGATTACCTTACAACTTAAATCATGGGGGATTATCGAAGATTTTAATATATACAGCGCCAGCGGCTTAATGCTGTTGTATGTGTATTTTCAGATCCCATTAGGTGTGTTGTTGCTCTACCCCGCCTTTGACGCACTAAAACCGGAGTGGGAAGACGCAGCGAAAACGATGGGTGCAAGTAAGCTGACCTATTGGTTAAAAGTCGCTATTCCAGTGCTTTCTCCTGCTTTAGTTGGCACTTTTATTATCTTAATTGCTAATGCAATGGGCGCATACGCCAGTACTTATGCGTTAACGAGTGGTAATTACAACCTTGTGACTATCCGAATTGCCAGTTTAGTTTCTGGTGATTTGTTTCTCGAACCGAATATGGCTGCTGCGTTATCAATGCTACTTATCGCTATCTTAGCTTTTATCACTGCCATACATCATTGGTTAATCAAGCGGAGCTACCATGCAAAATAA
- a CDS encoding alkaline phosphatase family protein encodes MSEKVILVVLDGLSYSVAHHCMGYLNGLIKANSATLYQLECELPSMSRPLYECILTGVPPVKSGIVNNQIVRLSHFESLFSLARQAEKTTAAAAYYWVSELYNRAPFVALRDRFTHDDSLAIQHGCFYQADHYPDDHLFVDAEYLRTQFNPDFLLIHPMNIDDTGHKFGFDSPQYRNAARHADIILSNYIPTWVEQGYQIMITSDHGMNNDRSHGGTLPEECLVPLFVVGSQFSHQPCNIEQTAICGTICRLLGASSLDKPVCDALLRGDL; translated from the coding sequence ATGTCTGAAAAAGTCATACTTGTTGTCCTAGACGGTTTAAGTTATTCAGTAGCCCATCATTGTATGGGCTATCTCAACGGCTTAATCAAAGCCAACAGTGCAACACTTTACCAATTAGAGTGTGAGCTTCCTTCGATGTCTCGCCCTTTATATGAATGCATACTGACGGGGGTTCCCCCGGTCAAAAGTGGTATTGTAAATAACCAAATTGTCCGCCTTTCTCACTTTGAGAGTCTCTTTTCCCTTGCTCGTCAAGCTGAGAAAACAACTGCCGCCGCCGCTTATTATTGGGTGAGTGAACTGTATAACCGGGCTCCTTTTGTTGCCTTACGAGACCGCTTCACCCACGATGACTCACTCGCTATCCAACATGGCTGCTTTTATCAAGCAGACCATTACCCTGATGACCATTTATTTGTCGATGCGGAATATTTACGGACTCAATTTAACCCTGATTTTTTATTGATCCACCCTATGAATATAGACGACACAGGGCACAAGTTCGGTTTTGATTCGCCCCAATATCGTAATGCAGCACGCCATGCAGATATTATCCTGTCGAATTATATTCCTACATGGGTTGAGCAAGGCTATCAAATCATGATCACGAGTGATCATGGTATGAATAATGATCGTAGCCATGGCGGAACACTCCCCGAAGAGTGTTTAGTACCATTGTTTGTGGTCGGTTCGCAGTTTTCTCATCAACCCTGCAATATTGAGCAGACAGCAATTTGCGGAACCATTTGTCGTTTACTCGGTGCCAGCTCTCTCGATAAACCGGTTTGTGATGCGCTATTACGAGGAGATTTGTAA
- a CDS encoding ABC transporter substrate-binding protein, with product MKTIVPAILLSLTASSVTLAADTNLTELINAAKKEGQVYSVGMPDTWANWKGTWQDLATQYGLKHQDTDMSSAQEIAKFAAEKNNATADIGDVGASFGPVAVQKGVTQPYKPTTWSQIPDWAKDKDGHWALAYTGSIAFMINNDLVKDAPKSWDDLLKGKYKVTVGDVGIAAQANNAVLAAAFARGGDENNLKPAIEFFAELAKQKRLSVNDPTVANIEKGEVEVGILWDFNALNYRDQINRDRFTVVIPSDGSVISGYTTIINKFAKNPNAAKLAREFIFSDKGQINLAEGYARPIRAQYLTLPDDIKAKLLPEEQYKNVQPIKNAEGWEKSSRNLPKMWQQQVLIHQQ from the coding sequence ATGAAAACTATCGTTCCTGCGATTTTACTATCATTGACCGCATCCAGTGTGACATTAGCTGCTGATACTAATTTAACAGAGTTAATCAATGCAGCGAAAAAAGAAGGACAAGTTTACAGCGTTGGGATGCCTGATACTTGGGCGAACTGGAAAGGAACTTGGCAAGACTTAGCGACACAATATGGGTTGAAACATCAAGACACCGATATGAGCTCCGCCCAAGAAATTGCTAAATTTGCCGCAGAAAAAAATAATGCGACGGCAGATATTGGTGATGTCGGTGCCTCCTTTGGGCCTGTTGCCGTACAAAAAGGAGTGACGCAACCTTATAAACCAACAACTTGGTCACAAATTCCTGATTGGGCAAAAGACAAAGACGGTCATTGGGCTTTAGCCTATACGGGGTCTATCGCTTTTATGATAAATAATGATTTAGTAAAAGATGCACCGAAAAGCTGGGATGACCTACTAAAAGGGAAATATAAAGTCACCGTTGGGGATGTAGGGATTGCCGCACAAGCCAATAACGCTGTACTGGCAGCTGCATTTGCGCGTGGTGGGGATGAAAACAACCTAAAGCCTGCCATTGAATTTTTTGCTGAACTCGCCAAACAAAAACGCCTATCCGTTAATGACCCAACTGTCGCAAATATCGAAAAAGGTGAAGTCGAAGTTGGCATATTATGGGACTTTAACGCACTGAATTACCGTGATCAGATCAATCGTGATCGCTTTACGGTTGTGATCCCATCTGATGGCTCCGTGATTTCGGGTTACACCACTATTATCAACAAATTCGCCAAAAACCCTAACGCAGCGAAGTTAGCTCGTGAGTTTATTTTCAGTGATAAAGGGCAAATTAACCTTGCTGAAGGTTATGCACGACCAATTCGTGCACAATATTTAACGTTACCTGATGATATTAAAGCCAAATTATTACCAGAAGAACAATATAAAAATGTTCAACCCATTAAAAATGCAGAAGGCTGGGAAAAATCATCTCGTAATCTCCCTAAAATGTGGCAACAGCAAGTTTTGATCCACCAGCAGTAA
- the nudC gene encoding NAD(+) diphosphatase produces MNKLKLSGTESGWWFICFSGRLWLPHGDIPRGMAKDYLLEGKTATPIGEWQGEIVWLIAEKMPSDMASPRIVAAQDEGLFRLAGRGVQLAEFYRSHRYCGYCGTAMRHSETEWACLCDHCHERYYPQIAPCIIVGIRRDDHILLAQHRRHSQNPLFTVLAGFVEVGETLEEAVMREVMEESHIKVKNIRYVSSQPWPFPHSLMMGFLADYESGDIKVDPKELVSANWYHYDDLPLIPPADTIARRLIEDTVALCRQSEYETGE; encoded by the coding sequence ATGAATAAGTTAAAATTATCAGGAACAGAAAGTGGTTGGTGGTTTATCTGTTTTTCCGGGCGTTTGTGGCTACCTCATGGAGATATTCCTCGAGGTATGGCAAAGGACTATTTGTTAGAAGGAAAAACGGCAACACCCATTGGTGAGTGGCAAGGGGAAATCGTCTGGTTGATAGCCGAAAAAATGCCATCAGATATGGCTTCTCCCCGTATTGTTGCTGCGCAAGATGAAGGCTTATTTCGCCTTGCTGGGCGAGGTGTGCAATTAGCAGAATTCTATCGTTCCCACCGTTATTGTGGTTATTGTGGTACTGCGATGCGCCACAGTGAAACAGAGTGGGCGTGTTTGTGTGACCATTGTCATGAGCGCTATTACCCGCAGATCGCCCCTTGCATTATCGTGGGGATCCGCCGCGATGACCATATTCTATTAGCTCAGCACCGACGCCATTCGCAAAATCCGTTATTTACGGTACTTGCTGGTTTTGTCGAGGTTGGCGAAACATTAGAAGAAGCAGTCATGCGCGAAGTCATGGAAGAGAGCCATATTAAAGTGAAAAATATCCGCTATGTTTCTTCACAGCCTTGGCCTTTTCCTCATTCCTTAATGATGGGGTTCCTCGCGGATTATGAGAGTGGTGATATTAAAGTAGACCCGAAGGAACTGGTGAGCGCAAATTGGTATCATTACGATGATTTACCGTTGATCCCACCGGCAGACACAATAGCTAGGCGTTTGATTGAAGATACGGTCGCATTGTGTCGTCAAAGTGAGTATGAAACGGGGGAATAG
- the hemE gene encoding uroporphyrinogen decarboxylase produces the protein MTELKNDRYLRALLRQPVDVTPVWMMRQAGRYLPEYKATRAEAGDFIALCKNTELACEVTLQPLRRFPLDAAILFSDILTIPDAMGLGLYFETGEGPRFHKPIMSAADVKNIPIPDPEMELGYVMDAVRAIRKALEGNVPLIGFSGSPWTLATYMVEGGSSKAFTKIKKMMYEDPNSLHLLLDKLADSVILYLNAQIRAGAQSVMIFDTWGGVLTKRDYLQFSLNYMHKIIDGLIRENDGRRVPVTLFTKGGGQWLEEMAATGCDALGLDWTTEIADARRRVGDKVALQGNMDPSMLYAPPARIEEEVQNILSGFGQGEGHVFNLGHGIHQDVPPEHAGAFVDAVHRLSRQYHQ, from the coding sequence ATGACTGAGTTAAAAAATGACCGCTATCTACGTGCTTTGCTACGTCAGCCTGTAGATGTGACCCCTGTATGGATGATGCGTCAAGCAGGGCGTTACCTGCCAGAATATAAAGCAACTCGCGCGGAAGCTGGTGATTTTATTGCTCTGTGCAAAAACACCGAATTGGCTTGTGAAGTGACATTGCAGCCATTACGTCGTTTTCCATTAGACGCTGCAATTTTATTTTCTGATATTCTTACCATCCCTGATGCAATGGGGCTTGGGCTATATTTTGAAACAGGTGAAGGTCCGCGTTTTCATAAACCTATTATGAGCGCAGCAGATGTAAAAAATATCCCTATTCCTGATCCTGAAATGGAACTTGGTTATGTGATGGACGCAGTTCGTGCCATTCGTAAAGCCCTTGAAGGCAATGTACCACTCATTGGTTTCTCTGGTAGCCCGTGGACACTGGCTACTTATATGGTGGAAGGCGGTAGCAGCAAAGCCTTCACTAAAATCAAAAAGATGATGTACGAAGACCCGAATTCATTGCATTTGTTATTGGATAAACTGGCAGATAGCGTCATTTTATACTTGAATGCTCAAATTCGTGCCGGTGCGCAGTCTGTGATGATTTTTGATACATGGGGTGGGGTATTAACTAAGCGTGATTATTTACAGTTTTCACTGAATTATATGCATAAAATTATTGATGGCTTAATTCGTGAAAATGATGGTCGCCGTGTTCCTGTCACCTTATTTACTAAAGGTGGCGGTCAGTGGTTAGAAGAAATGGCAGCAACGGGTTGTGATGCATTAGGCCTTGATTGGACGACTGAAATTGCCGATGCTCGTCGTCGTGTTGGTGATAAAGTTGCCCTGCAAGGAAATATGGATCCATCCATGTTGTATGCACCTCCTGCGCGAATAGAAGAAGAAGTACAAAATATTCTATCAGGCTTCGGCCAAGGTGAAGGGCACGTATTCAATTTAGGTCATGGTATTCATCAGGATGTTCCACCGGAGCATGCAGGTGCATTTGTGGATGCTGTTCACCGTTTATCCCGCCAATATCATCAATAA
- the nfi gene encoding deoxyribonuclease V (cleaves DNA at apurinic or apyrimidinic sites), with product MVLDTQQLRTEQTSQASKIILHDEFPPLKLIGGADVGFEQQGEITRAVVAVLSWPQLELVEYQIARIPTQLPYIPGLLSFREVPGLMAAWGKIQNKPELVLVDGQGIAHPRRFGVACHFGLQANVATIGVAKSRLCGDADELSEEPESVQPLMAGENQLGWVLRSKKRCKPLYVSPGHKVGFSSSLEWVRQCLKGYRLPEPTRFADGIASNRTFFKRMNEKIS from the coding sequence ATGGTTTTAGATACCCAACAGTTACGAACAGAACAAACTAGCCAAGCCTCAAAAATCATTTTGCATGACGAATTTCCACCCCTTAAACTGATTGGTGGGGCTGATGTGGGCTTTGAACAGCAAGGTGAGATTACGAGAGCTGTGGTGGCTGTACTATCTTGGCCACAGTTAGAACTTGTTGAGTATCAAATAGCTCGAATACCGACGCAATTACCTTATATACCGGGGTTACTTTCTTTTCGTGAAGTGCCTGGACTAATGGCTGCGTGGGGAAAAATACAAAACAAACCTGAATTAGTGCTTGTGGATGGACAAGGGATTGCACACCCACGGCGGTTTGGTGTTGCCTGCCATTTTGGGTTACAAGCGAATGTTGCCACAATTGGTGTTGCAAAAAGCCGTTTATGTGGTGATGCAGATGAGTTAAGTGAAGAACCCGAAAGTGTTCAGCCGTTAATGGCAGGTGAAAATCAACTCGGTTGGGTGCTGCGGAGTAAAAAACGCTGCAAACCATTATATGTTTCTCCGGGACATAAAGTCGGTTTTTCATCTTCCTTAGAGTGGGTTAGGCAGTGTCTAAAGGGTTATAGGTTGCCTGAACCAACACGTTTTGCTGACGGAATTGCATCAAATCGAACGTTTTTTAAGCGAATGAATGAGAAAATCAGCTAA
- a CDS encoding YjaG family protein: MLRNPIHLRLEKLESWQHTTFMASLCERMYPNFQMFCLQTEFADAKVYRSILDLVWETLVIKDSKVNFDSQLEKLEEIIPSADDFDMYGVYPAIDACIALGEIIHSKLSGETLEHAILVSEASIRTVAMLEMTQAGREMTEEELKEIPAVEEEWDIQWDIFRLLAACEERDLELIKGLKSDLREAGVSNIGITLS; the protein is encoded by the coding sequence ATGTTAAGAAATCCCATTCATTTGAGGTTGGAAAAATTAGAAAGCTGGCAACATACAACTTTCATGGCAAGCTTATGTGAAAGAATGTATCCCAACTTTCAGATGTTTTGTCTGCAAACTGAATTTGCCGATGCAAAAGTTTATCGTTCCATCCTTGATTTAGTTTGGGAAACTTTGGTCATTAAAGATAGCAAAGTCAATTTCGACAGTCAGTTAGAAAAATTAGAAGAAATTATCCCATCAGCGGATGATTTTGATATGTATGGTGTGTATCCAGCTATTGATGCCTGTATTGCATTGGGTGAAATTATTCATTCGAAATTGAGTGGTGAAACCCTCGAACACGCGATATTGGTTAGCGAAGCATCCATTCGTACGGTTGCCATGCTCGAAATGACTCAAGCAGGGCGGGAAATGACAGAAGAAGAACTCAAAGAAATCCCGGCCGTTGAAGAAGAGTGGGATATCCAGTGGGACATTTTCCGCTTACTGGCAGCTTGTGAAGAGCGCGACTTAGAGTTAATTAAAGGATTAAAATCTGACCTCCGCGAAGCGGGGGTGAGCAACATAGGTATTACTTTAAGCTGA
- a CDS encoding HU family DNA-binding protein — MNKTELVDAIAESADLTKVQAKAALESTLNAISETLKKGEQVQLVGFGTFKVSHRAARTGRNPQTKAEIQIPATTVPAFSAGKALKEAVK, encoded by the coding sequence ATGAATAAGACTGAATTAGTTGATGCTATCGCAGAATCAGCGGACCTGACCAAAGTTCAGGCAAAAGCAGCATTAGAATCTACTCTGAATGCTATTTCTGAAACGCTGAAAAAAGGCGAGCAAGTCCAACTGGTCGGTTTCGGTACTTTTAAAGTTAGCCATCGTGCTGCACGTACTGGTCGTAACCCACAAACTAAAGCAGAAATCCAAATTCCTGCTACAACTGTACCTGCTTTCTCTGCCGGTAAAGCACTGAAAGAAGCTGTAAAATAA
- a CDS encoding DUF1481 domain-containing protein — protein sequence MLSACSSNAPKLPEFSASGFIADDGVIRMWRLNNAQSQPLVLMVVYSPYKGTDTSVNFFEYRSGKLWQIRSQILNQKNGDITEQLRFDKNNDVVFMQRAQDGHKTPLSTDDITRWRFEAERVLETNTALIVGGVKLYQGRWQQGKVTTCEGDVREVTFEPYAENWLQSRAKVWHSQLNLAWLESSEGNQLLMVADTDFCRWQPSKDSL from the coding sequence ATGCTAAGCGCCTGTTCTTCTAATGCACCAAAACTTCCTGAGTTTAGTGCAAGTGGTTTTATTGCTGATGATGGCGTCATTCGTATGTGGCGGCTGAATAATGCACAAAGCCAACCTCTTGTCTTAATGGTGGTTTATAGCCCCTATAAAGGCACAGACACTTCCGTTAATTTCTTCGAATACCGCTCCGGTAAACTCTGGCAAATTCGCAGCCAAATCTTGAACCAAAAAAATGGTGATATCACCGAACAATTACGCTTCGATAAAAACAATGACGTTGTTTTTATGCAGCGTGCCCAAGATGGCCATAAAACACCACTTTCAACGGATGACATCACGCGTTGGCGCTTTGAAGCTGAACGAGTACTTGAGACAAACACTGCCCTTATTGTCGGTGGCGTTAAACTTTACCAAGGACGTTGGCAACAAGGCAAAGTGACGACTTGTGAAGGTGATGTGCGAGAAGTAACCTTCGAGCCCTATGCTGAAAATTGGTTACAGAGCCGTGCGAAAGTGTGGCATTCCCAGTTAAATTTAGCGTGGTTGGAGTCTTCAGAGGGGAATCAGCTTTTGATGGTGGCGGATACCGATTTTTGCCGCTGGCAGCCTTCTAAAGATTCGTTGTAA
- the purD gene encoding phosphoribosylamine--glycine ligase — protein sequence MNILIIGGGGREHALAWKAAQSPLAEKVYVAPGNAGTALEPTLENVNISATDIDGLLQFAKEKQIDLTIVGPEAPLVIGVVDAFKAAGLTIFGPTQGAAQLEGSKAFTKDFLARHNIPTAAYENFTEIEPALAYLDKVGAPIVIKADGLAAGKGVIVAMTLQEAKEAVHDMLAGNAFGDAGHRIVIEEFLDGEEASFIVMVDGENVIPMATSQDHKRVGDGDTGLNTGGMGAYSPAPVVTDEIHQRVMEQVIYPTVKGMDQEGNRYQGFLYAGLMIDKAGNPKVIEFNCRFGDPETQPIMMRLQSDLVALCLAGAKGELAGKDSLWDERPALGVVIAAGGYPGDYRNGDVISGLPTTEATDSKVFHAGTRLKNGDVVTAGGRVLCVTALGDDIAKAQTKAYEVAKTIHWDDNFYRNDIGYRAIARIK from the coding sequence ATGAATATTTTAATTATTGGTGGTGGTGGTCGTGAACATGCATTGGCATGGAAAGCTGCGCAATCACCTTTAGCGGAAAAAGTCTATGTTGCCCCAGGTAATGCAGGAACAGCATTAGAACCTACACTCGAAAACGTGAATATTTCGGCAACTGATATTGATGGGCTGCTCCAATTTGCTAAAGAAAAACAAATTGATTTAACGATTGTAGGCCCTGAAGCACCATTAGTTATTGGTGTTGTTGATGCATTTAAGGCTGCCGGTTTAACTATTTTTGGCCCAACCCAAGGTGCTGCACAGCTTGAGGGTTCAAAAGCATTTACCAAAGATTTTTTAGCTCGTCACAATATTCCAACTGCCGCTTATGAAAATTTTACTGAGATAGAGCCCGCTTTGGCTTACTTAGATAAAGTCGGTGCGCCTATTGTGATTAAGGCTGACGGCCTTGCCGCGGGGAAAGGCGTTATCGTTGCCATGACCTTACAAGAAGCAAAAGAAGCTGTTCACGATATGTTAGCGGGAAATGCCTTTGGCGATGCAGGGCATCGTATCGTTATTGAAGAGTTTCTCGATGGTGAAGAGGCGAGTTTCATCGTTATGGTAGATGGTGAAAATGTCATTCCAATGGCGACTAGCCAAGACCATAAACGTGTCGGTGATGGTGATACTGGTCTAAATACAGGTGGAATGGGCGCATACTCCCCAGCACCTGTTGTGACAGATGAAATACACCAGCGCGTGATGGAACAAGTCATTTACCCTACAGTTAAAGGCATGGACCAAGAAGGAAACCGCTATCAAGGCTTCTTATATGCAGGTTTAATGATTGATAAAGCAGGCAACCCAAAGGTTATCGAATTCAACTGCCGTTTTGGCGACCCTGAAACTCAACCTATTATGATGCGCTTGCAATCGGACTTAGTCGCTTTATGTTTAGCCGGTGCGAAAGGTGAGCTGGCAGGTAAAGATTCATTATGGGATGAGCGCCCTGCTCTAGGGGTAGTTATTGCCGCGGGTGGTTACCCAGGTGATTACCGCAATGGCGATGTGATTTCAGGTTTACCAACCACTGAAGCCACTGATAGCAAGGTTTTCCACGCAGGCACTCGCTTGAAAAATGGTGATGTAGTCACTGCCGGTGGGCGTGTGTTGTGTGTCACTGCGTTAGGCGATGATATCGCTAAAGCGCAAACCAAAGCTTATGAAGTGGCAAAAACCATTCACTGGGATGATAACTTTTACCGCAACGACATCGGCTACCGTGCTATCGCTCGTATAAAATAA